In Deltaproteobacteria bacterium, a single genomic region encodes these proteins:
- a CDS encoding biopolymer transporter ExbD: protein MAGGSIDDDDEITGINVTPLVDVTLVLLIIFMVTTSIISNAEGVQVDKPEASTGAKLDDSSVMIVCAADGTVQVDGTTLSTDAQIIDKLTDKLVEDRGLQGIVQCDEAAQVGQLVHLIDLMRDAGIKKYAIATKKPEKAGG from the coding sequence ATGGCCGGCGGATCGATCGACGACGACGACGAGATCACGGGCATCAACGTCACGCCGCTGGTCGACGTGACCCTGGTGCTGCTCATCATCTTCATGGTGACGACCAGCATCATCAGTAACGCCGAGGGCGTGCAGGTCGACAAGCCGGAGGCCTCGACCGGGGCCAAGCTCGACGACAGCAGCGTGATGATCGTCTGCGCCGCCGATGGCACCGTGCAGGTCGACGGCACCACCCTCAGCACCGACGCGCAGATCATCGACAAGCTCACCGACAAGCTGGTCGAGGACCGCGGCCTGCAAGGCATCGTGCAGTGCGACGAGGCGGCCCAGGTCGGGCAGCTGGTCCACCTCATCGATCTGATGCGCGATGCCGGCATCAAGAAATACGCGATCGCGACGAAGAAGCCCGAGAAGGCCGGCGGCTGA